From Cheilinus undulatus linkage group 15, ASM1832078v1, whole genome shotgun sequence:
GATGTATCAGCATTGAAATACGTAGAATTTTAGATACACATCCTTAAACATTATcgtattattattttgactgttgTCTTAATGTTTTCGTATTTATTTAGCCAGTGAAGTAaatgtcaactaaaactagctGTTTATTTGCTTACAGATCAAGGAGCAGAAAGTTGTGGTGGACGAGCTTTCAAATCTGAAGAAAAATAGGGTAAGTTAAGAGCTAAAGGAAAGCCAACGTGTGTTTAATATTGACTTACAGCTCTTTGTCTATTAATATATGATTATGCCCTTCAAACTATGAGATAGTACCTATATTTTGTATGTGATAGAGcacattaagtattttttttttttttccaccacagAAAGTCTACATCCAGCAGAGGAACAGTAACATTTTCTTTCTGGCAGACAGAAGTCAGACACTGAGTTCAAGCAAAAGTAAGTTCAGAGCCGAAAACTTGTGGATAAACATTATTTTAGTAGTTTAAGGAATGCATGAGGCTGCAACAGTTAAACCATCATAAAGCATGGTATAAACATGGATCAATATTTGGGCCTGGTGTAAAAATAGGAAGGGGAAAGGAGGtagactttgtttttcattctgGTTAAAACCCCTGACAAAAATTGTaaaggaagatttttttttaatcatttttgcaattaaaattatagcatcaaaaacagcaaaatctTCATAAGAAGTTAGAAAGGTCATTAAGGCCATCTTTGATTTAAAGTCATTATCTCTATGTTTTAAATAACGTATTTACATTGAAACCttgagtttattttaaaaatacatattttttttatttgcagtaagtcttaaatttgaatttttaaagtgtgaaGAAACCCTGAATTTAGTTTCAATTAAGAGGAGTAAAGTTTGTTGAT
This genomic window contains:
- the LOC121522902 gene encoding ASNSD1 upstream open reading frame protein-like, with protein sequence MSSKSRENEDNFEGQSALKEELNKKIKEQKVVVDELSNLKKNRKVYIQQRNSNIFFLADRSQTLSSSKRELDNMKKELQDL